The following DNA comes from Marinilactibacillus sp. Marseille-P9653.
CCAATGATTCGTGCACTTTTTTTGAACTCGCTTTTTAAATGCGTTACGGCATGTATAACATCGTCATATATCCCAAAAGAAACGGCCATTGTACCACCTGAAACGCCTGGTATCACATTTGTGATCCCAATAATCATACCTTTAATTATCATCCATAAGTATTGCATAAAGATCTCCTTTTTTGTTTAAATACGATATTCGAATATCCTAATACATTCTAGCATATTTTATAGGTTAAAGTTCAAAGAAATCATAAACTTTATAAACGAATGAAAGACGATAGGATCTCTGGCTTAAGAAATCCTATCGTCTAATTGTGTTTGAGTAAATAGTTTCTAAGACTAGGAACCAAGCCGCTATCGCACTGGATAATCAGTTCGTCATTAGCTTGAAGTACCGTATCTTCTCTTGGAGTAAAGGTTTCTTTGTATCTAACAATTTCAACGAGTTGTGCGTGTTCCGGTAAATCTAGATCCTTATAAACTAATCCATCAAAAAATTGATCGGCTCCTACAATTAAGGTTACATCCACTTCTTCACCATTTGGTTTCGATTCTAGTTGTTTTGTAGCATTTTCCATTAAGCGTTCGTATAAAGATTTTGAGCCTAAAAAGTTTGCTACGACATACGTACAAAGACAAACCAAGCTCAAAGGCATCAATTGACTTTCAGTTCCAGTGATTTCAGCAATCAAGATAATTGATGTCAAAGGTGCTTTGATCACGGCAGTCATCAGACCACCCGTTGCGTACATAATAAAGTTTTTGTAATAAATCGCGTCGATACTAGAATGATCCAAGGCAAGATTGCCATAAATAGCGCCCATTAAGGCACCTAGACAGAGAACTGGAAAAAAGATTCCTCCTGGCAGTTCAGAAGAATAAGAGATCAGGGAAAAGATGAAACGGAATAAAAAGATTCCTATCAATAATAAAGTTGACAAACGATTCATGTCGATAATATCTATGATATCTGTTCCGCCCCCAAGCATGGTCGGCAAATATAAACCAACTTGGATAACAAGTGAAAACGGGATTAGGGCATGATAATGAGAAGGAAAGGGTAACTTGCTATATAAAGTGGGTAAATGAATCAGAAACTCTTGATAGATTCTACCGACAATAGCTAATGCACTTCCTAAAATGACTAAGTGTAAATACTGCTCGACCGGGAATCGAATGGCCGTCCCAAGACTTATAGCAGGTTCGATTCCAAAAATACGCAGTGCAACAAAGTTTGCAACAATAGAAGATGTAAAAGCCGATAAAAGTAACGTGCCGGAAAACTTATGGTGTACATCTTCAAGGATGAACATCACTCCTGAAAGGGGTGCATTGAAGGCAGCTGATAAACCTGCACTTACACCTGAAGAAATTAAAATATTTTCCTGCGAACGATTTCCTTTGAAAAAGCGGTTAATGCCTTTACCAATGACAGCACCTAGATGAACAGAGGGACCGCCGCGACCTAATGCAAGTCCAGATCCAATCGATAAACTAGCACCTATCAATTTTCTCCAAAAAATAGAAAACCAGTTTATATCACTGATACCGTAAAGTTGGCTTTCGAGGTTACGGATACCAGCTCCCTTGATATCTGGTTCATCACGCATGAGTCTAGCGATAATTAGTGCTACAACTAAGGAAAAGAGGATCCAAGCAACAATCCAGGTGGGGTTTAATCGCATAAAATCATAGGCATCTCGCGTATAGGTTACTAAGAGGCCAATCGTAAAACGAAATAAACTAACAAAAATACCCACGACCGTGCCCACGGCTACACCTTTGGCAACGAAGGAGATTTTGTTTAAGTCAAAAGATGGATGAATTTTCTTAAAAAGCTCCTTCAAATAATATAGGTACTAATATAGGTACTATAGAAGATACTGAATTTAACCTTGAATATCAAGTTATTCATTTTACAAGAATGAACAAAGCAAGGTAAAGAAAATACACTGGTAAAAGCTAGACTGAATTTTATTAGAATAAAAGAATGTGGTATGATAGTATAGATGGAACATTTTACCTAAAAGCTGCTGTTAGATAATATAAAATGACAATTTAAGAGGTGAAGGACAAATGAAGTTGATGGGAATCGAACTGACCATTCTGATTTATGATGCTTACTCTCTTAAAGATAAACGGAGTGTCATTAAAAGTATATTGAAAAAGGTATCCAATCAGTTTAATGTAAGTGTAGCAGAAATGGATGAATTAGATACGCAAAACAGAGCGGTCATTGGGGTTGGAATCGTAGGCAATAGTAGTGTGCTTTGTGAAAAAATTCTGAACCAAGTTATACAGTATATAGAAGCTAACTACGAAGTGGAAATCACAGATATTGATCGATTTGTTTACTAGTAAAAACAATCCAGGCTAAATGAATGGAAGCAGAGGATGAAGTAAAAGTGAATAAGCATACAGCATTTCCAATAATCAAAAAAACCGTTCGTTCTACTTTGAGTGAGAATCTGAACAACTATACAAAAGCACAAAGTTTAACGCTAGCCAGTGAACTAAAAGTAGAAACCAGAAAGAGCTGGAAAAAAGATCAATTAACTCAAGTATTGGCTGAATCTATCCAGAAACAATTTAGTCAGTTTTATAAACCAGTTGTTGAAGATTTACTGAGCCAATTTGGTGATCAAGTAGAACAAGCATTAGCTTTTCAAAATGTAGAACAAATAGAAGTTCTTGCACCACTGATCAATAAAGGATTTTTATTTGTCTATCAGCAACAAGATAGGCTCATACTCGTCATTCCAGATGAAATCTGGACGGATTTATGGCATGACGAAGAAGTAGAAGAAGTCAGTTTCGAAATTGACAGTAGCTTATTGGTCGAAGCACAAGCAGAAAAAGAAAAATCATCAGACTATAAAATCTTGAAAAAATGGAAAGAAAATGCGATGCGTATCTACGGTCATGCATCATCAGTTTATTTCTCTACCATTTGGAACAAGTACTACGATGAAAAGTTAACTTCTGAACAAATTGAAGATATATTAAACCGATAAACAATTATTTAAAAGAAAGGTGTGAGATCAATGATAAAAGTTATTATTGATTCTGGTATCGATCAGAATGCATTTATGAAGCGAGAATATGCATATGAATTTTTGCCCCTCAGTGTCATCATTGAAGATAAAGATTATTTAGATCAGAAAGAGATTTCGTTGGAGAAAGTCCACGAACATATGAGTAAAGGGATTTTACCAAAAACCTCTCAAATCACGCCTCAATCTTTATTGGAGTTGCTAGATGAAGCGCGAAGAAATCGAGATGATGTTTTGTACTTGTGTATTTATAGTCAGTTCTCAGGAACCTTTCAAGTTGCTCATTCACTCATTAATGAATACAAAGTGAATCACCCTGAAATGAATGTTGAATTAATAGACTCTTTAGGAGGATCAGGTGGAGGCGCTTTGCTAGCCTTTCAAGCTATGGAAATGGTCAAAAGTGGCATGCAGTTCGAAAACATTGTAGATCAAACGCGTAAAAATACCAAGCACGTAAAGTATCATTTCACCTTGAATGACTTGAATTGGTTAGTAAAAGGCGGCCGACTATCTAAAGTTGCAGGTGTAGCAGGGACCGCTTTGAATATAAAACCGTATTTAACAGTGGATCATAGGGGAATCATTGTTAAAAAGCTGGTGCGTGGTAAAGAAAGAATCTATAAGCGGATTATTAATGATGTAAAAGAAGGTGTCGGGACATTTGATGATCAATTAGTGACAATCAGTCATGTAAATGATATCGAAGCGGCTAAAAAGCTAGAAACTATGGTTAAAACAACTTTACCTAACGTCACTACACAAATTTTAGATATTGGAGCTGTACTGGCAGCGCACTTAGGTATTGGTGGAGTTGGCGTATTCTACTTTGATGAAAAACCAGAACATTATCAATATATCAATAAAACATAAGAAATTAATAAGAGTCGGTCAGCTGAAAACTAAAGCTGATTGGCTTTTTAATATACAGTAGAAATGCATATTGTTTGTCAAAAAACCAATCCCTATATATACTTGGTATTAGTAATCAAATAAAAAGCAAAGGGGATATAATTATGAACAACATGACGAACACCGTTCAAGATGGCTTCAACACATTTTTGAACTTCTTGCCACAATTGCTACTAGGTATAGTACTTATTATTGCTGCATGGATTGTAGCGACACTTGTAAGCAAAGCAATTTCTAAAGGGTTAAAAGCAATCGGAATCCAGAAACACTTCCAGAAATGGGGTGCGACAAATACAGAAGAGCAATCAAATACTTTGATTGATACGATCAGTAAAATTGCCTATTATCTTGTATGGGTCTTATTCTTGCCAGGTATATTCTCAACTTTCGGTTTAGAATCAATTGGTCAGCCAATCATGAATATGATTGATACGGTATTGAGCTTCATTCCAAATATCATTGCCGCAGCTATTGTATTGATTTTAGGCGTATTTGCAGCTCGATTTGTTAAGAATCTTGTCTATAATTTAGGACTTGCAGCAAATATCGACAAACACCTTTCTAAGTTGACTGGAAACAATACAGACGAAGCAGAAATTGAGAAAAATAAAGGGACACTAGCATCTGTTCTAGGTAACATTGTTTTCTTCTTGATTTTAATTCCAATTATTTTAGTAGCACTTGAAGTGTTGAATATTAATACAATTGCTGAACCAATCAGTGCAGTATTAAATACAATTCTAGCGTCTATTCCAAACATTCTGGTGGCAATCGTCTTAATGATTGTTGGATTTGCTCTAGCAAAATTCGCTGGAATGATTTTGACAGATTTATTGAAAACTACTGGAATCAATAAATATTCAACTTATCTTAAAAAATCTAGTAACGTGAACATTGACCTTGCAAAAATCATTGGACAAACAGTTGCTGTACTAATTGGATTGTTCTTCTTAGTAGAAGCATTGAATGCCTTGAATCTTGTAATGTTAAATGCGATTTTAAGCGTAGTTATCGGATATTTACCAAACGTACTGTTCGCTGCGATTATTATCGGTCTTGGTTTTATTGGTGGACAATTACTTTCATCAGGAATCAAGAGTGCAACTGGAAGCTTACTAGCTGGTCTATTAACTAAATACATTTTGATTGTATTCTCGATCTTTATGGCTTTAGACCAACTGAACTTTGCTTCTGATATTGTTCAAGCTGCCTTCATCTTTATCATTGGTGGATTAGCTGTAGCTTTTGCTTTATCATTTGGTCTTGGAGGACGCGAGTTTGCGAAAAAACAACTTGCCCGTCTTGACAGCAAAATTGATGAAGAAGCAAATAAATCAGGTAATGAAAACACTAAAAATCCAACAGATTCACTATAAAAAGTAAAACAAAAAGGCTGACCACATTGTGATATGTGATCAGCCTTTTTTTCTGTCTAATAGTTTAATTACCAGTTTAACATTCCAAATACTAAAATGACTAAAATAGCGATTGGGGCAACATACTTAGCAAAGAAGAGGATTGCCGGAGCAATTGCAGTACCTTTTAAATCTGTCTGCTCTAATAATTCATCTGATTTCCAAGACCAAGTTCCATAAAGCGCAATGATCAAGCCACCAAGTGGTAATAAAAGGTTACCAGAAAATTTATCCATGAAATCAAGGAATGAATCTCCGAATACTTCAATAGATACAAAACCTTGGCTTAATGAAGAAGGAATACCTACTAGGAAAATCACAAATCCGATTCCCAAGGTAGCAATCTTACGAGAAACACCAAGCCTACGGATCAGGTAAGCAACTACAACTTCTAAAAGTGAAATGGCTGAAGATAAAGCAGCTAATGCCAATAAGACGAAGAAAGCGACACCTACAATAGCTCCAATACCACTAATGTTTTGGAAAATAGTCGGTAAAACAACGAATACTAAACCAGCACCTTGGGTAGGGTCTAAGTCGAAAGCGAATAGTGCAGGGAATACAACCAGACCCGCGATAATCGCAAATAAAGTATCGAGTATGATAATATAAGCAGCTGAAGAAGTGAGTTTCTCTTTAGGGCTTAAATAACTACCATAAGTCAGCATGATTCCCATACCTAGACTCAATGTGAAAAAGGCTTGGCCAACGGCTGCAAAATACACACTGGGATCCCCAAAAGCAGACCAGTCCGGATGGAACATGAACGTCAACGCCTCACTAGCTCCACCGAGCGTTAAGCTGTATCCTGCTAGTAGAATTAAAAGAATACTTAAAATTGGCATCATCCATTTTGAGGAAGTTTCAATACCTTTTTGAACACCTAACATAACGATTGCAACAGTGACACCCATAAATAGGAACTGCCATCCAATCGGTTCGATAGGTGAACCGACGAATGCTTTGAAATAGCCTCCAGTGTCTCCCACAACGCCACCAGTAAGGTAAGAGAAAATATACTTAAAGGACCAACCACCAATAACTCCGTAGAAGGAAAGGATGACGAAAGCCGCAAGCACACCCATTCCTCCAGCAACAACCCAGAAAGACTTAGGCGCTAATTTCTTGAAAGCATCAATGGCATCTGTTTGAGCACGACGTCCAATGGCAAATTCAATCAACATAACAGGGAAACCAATAATCAATACACTGAGTAGATAGATGATTAAGAAAGTAGAACCTCCACCTGCACCCATTGCATAGGAGAATCTCCAGATATTTCCTAACCCAACAGCCGAACCCATCGCTGCTAAGATAAATCCCCAACGGGATCCCCATTGTTCACGTTCTTTTTTCATAGTTAATCTCCTTATAAATGAATTAAATCAGTTACCAAATGACAGTAAAGTCCGTAAAGAATAATTATTATAAAATAATGGCAATAAGGTAAACCGATTTCTCATTAGTCTACGTTATAAAATGAGAGAAATCAATATCATTTTCTAATAAATATCATAACTATTTATATTTAAATGATGAAGGCGTTTTATCCTTGTGGAGTTTCGCAAGACTATTAATATACTTAAGTAAATGAACTTTAAAAGCATTTCACTTAAGAAAAGTAACTACTGAAATCCTCCATATAGATTAAATTGTTATGAATATTTGTAATTACCTATCTATTGACAATTACTTTATATGAAATTCTCATTTTTTATTAATGTTTATTAAATCATAAATTAGACAGAAATTTGACGAATGCTATTTAAAATAGTTGAGTTCTTAATTTTGACACAGACAGATGAAAAAGGTTGCGGTATAATCTTTTAATATCATAACTATTGTTCTTGAAATTTTGAAATATTAAACAGTTAATAGTAAATGATTATTATCATGGAGGAAGGTAATCTCACTATGCAAAAACAACAGAGAAAATTTATATATGTACTGGAATCCGTGTCAGAATCAAGAGAACTATGTATTGAGGATTGCGAAGTTCTTGAAAATGCAGACGGTGAGATTGATGTTCCCCTAGATTCAGTGCTTAAGAAACATCATATGAAAATGGAAGACTTGTTTGAAATGAAAGTAGATAAAGTTTCGTTGATCGAACAGGCTTGTTCAGATCGTAAACTGATCAGAAGTATTTCTTTTGAATTTCTTAGATTGAATAAATAACACTTTTAAAACTCGATCTAAATAAACCTAGACCATACCTATTTGAAAGCAGAGGGGTTTGGTCTTTTTATTTTAAAAAGGATGAATTCAGCCTAGTTAAGAAGATTCTGATTACGAGTTCTGAACCGATGGCCTTTAGCTTTTATGGTATAATAAGAGCAACGTCAGAGCTGAAAAAGATTCAGTAAGCTGTCGAAAGACGTTTCTCTTCAATTTAAAAGATGATAAGATGAAACGAAGATAGCGTAGGAGGAAAAGATGGATGGAATGGTTGTTAATATTGATCGCGCTGGTTTTTGGTCTGATAGTTTATCTTTATCTACAGAACTATTATTTGGATATTGATGAGTATACAGTAACCATACCGAAGCTACATAATAATATTAAAGGAAAGAAAATCGTGCAGATATCGGATACACATTTAAAACAGAGATATAACAATGGATATATTGATCAGTTACTTCAGAAAATAAAAGCACAAGATCCAGATATCATTGTAATTGTAGGAGATTTAGTTCAGGCTAGCCTACCTGACTTAGTTGATGTACCGATTCGTAAGTTATGTGAAGGGCTGAGTGCCGTTGCGCCCACTTATATGGTAACCGGTAACCATGACATCCAAACACCTAATTTCGAAGATTTAACACACGTACTGAATAGTTCTAAAGTAAGATTATTACTGGATGAAGCAGAATGGGTTGATTTTGGAGAAGAAGAAGGTGGAATTGTTCTAATGGGATTAGCAGAACGTCCTAAAGATGAAGAAATTCCTAAACCCATATTAAAATATATAGAATTGACAGCTGAAATGAGTAGACAACCTAAAATTTTACTTGCACACCGCCCAGAACGCTTCAAAGAATATCTAGATGATAAAACAAAAGCACCAAGTCTAACCCTATCTGGTCATACGCATGCTGGACAGATGAGAATACCATTCATCGGAGGTGCTATTGCTCCAGGACAAGGTTTATTTCCAAAATATGATTATGGCATCTTTTCAGATGAAGAAGATCAGTCCAAAAGAATGATCATTAGTAGAGGCATTGGTAATTCTAGTTTTCCTTTCAGAATCAACAATCGTCCAGAAATCGTCGTAATCACTTTAAATTAAAAAGAAAAGGGATGAATGGGATGTCTAAATTACAACTTGGTATTATTGGAACGAGTCATATCAGTGAAGTATTTGTTGAAGCAGCATTAGAAACTGGAGAATATGAACTGCATGCAGTTTACTCAAGGTCTCTAGATAAAGCAGAAACATTTGGGAAACCTTATCACTCTCAAGAAGCCATGGACGATTACGATGCATTCATTCAGCACCAAGATATCGAAGTGTTATACATTGCATCCCCTAATAGCTTACACTATAAACAAACGATTGACGGTCTGAAGGCGGGTAAGCATGTTATTGTCGAGAAACCAGCCTTCGCAAATCCCGACCAATGGGAAGAAGCAAGCCGACTTGCAGAAGAACAAGGTGTTGTTTTAGTTGAGGCGGCAAGACATATTCATGAAGAAAACTTCAAAAAAGTTAAAGAAGAAATCCAGAATCTAAAAACTCTTCACGGCGCAACATTGACCTATATGAAATATTCTTCGAGATATGATTTGGTGCTTGAGGGGGAAGAACCAAATATCTTTTCAATTAAGTTTGCAGGTGGAGCCTTAATGGATTTAGGTATTTACACAGTGTACGCAGCAGTAAGCTGGTTTGGTGAGCCAAAAGAAGTCCACTATTTTGCTCAGAAAGTCAGAACAGGTGTGGATGGGAAGGGGACAGCGATACTTAGATATGCTGATTTTGATGTTACCTTATTATTTGGAAAAATCGCTACTTCTATGTTACCAACAGAAATTTATAGTGTCGAGAAGACGTTAAGAGTCAATTCAGTCGTGGGTATTGATAAACTAGAAGAAATAAGTACAAAAGATTCAAGTGTAAAAGAAATGAAGATTCATCCTGCTGCGAAAAACACCTTGTTTGAAGAAGCAAGAATCTTCGCAGACGTCATTCAAAGAATAGAAGAGCCTGAAACAAAAGAATGCCTTAAAAACTGGACGGAACTTGGAAAAGCTGTTAACCGGACACTCTTCAAACTTAGAAAAAGTGCTGATTTATCTTTTGATGATGAAAAGTAAGTCGAGTGATTGATGAAAAGTGGTTTGTTCTAAACAAATCTGACACTTAATTAATCGAGGAGATTTAAGGAGGGGTCAAGTATGAAAAAACTATCCATCTTAATCATATGTGCGACAGGAATGAGCACAACTATGCTCGTTTCAAAAATGAAGAGAGCTGCCAAAGAGCAAGACCTAGAGGTATCCATCCTGGCAGTATCTGCAAACGAAGCAGCGACGCAATTTGGCTCTAGAGAATTAGACGTTGTACTGTTAGGACCACAAGTTCGTTATATGAAATCTAAAGTGCGCAAGCAGCTTCAAGGATCAAATGTAGCTGTAGAAGTCATAGACATTAAAGATTACGGTAAGATGAATGGTGAGAAAATTTTATCTGACGCTTTGAGCTTAGTTAATCCGTGATAAGATGATTTTGAATATAATAACCCCCTTACTTACTGATAATTTAGACTTTAGTAAGTAAGGGTTATTTTATAGATACAAACTATAACTAATTGTAAAAAGAGACGATTTTAACTTTTTTCAAAAAAGATTAGAATTAAGGGTTGTATTTGATTTTAAATTTGTGTATAGTAATTTTTGACAAGAGATTTATTTAAACATACTAGTATGTCAACATTTATCTCGAATTCACATTACATAGAAAAGGAGGGGCTGTACGATGAAAAATTTAATTATAGATCAAGTACAGCAAAGTCAAATGACATTATACGTTAATATATTACGACCAAAAACCTCCTTTTTCAAAGTAGAATGGTAAATGATTCTTGTAGATTAGATTGTCAGTGTGCAATCTAGTGATCTCAAGAAACACACATAGTTGCCACAGTCTATTTCTCATGGTGAGGGGTAGACTGTGTTTTTTTATGCGTAATAAAACGCTTTCGCACTTATAACATTCAGAAATCAGGAGTTATAATTTATAGAGTTGGTACACCACCATTCGTATAAAAAGACAAGGCCATTCATAATTTGAAAAAGGACGAAAGGATGAATTTATGTTTGATGTAATAAAGAAATTGAAATTTTTCTTCAAAGAAAATGCCTTGCAATACACGTTATCGTTTATTGCTTTAGGGTTAGGAAATTTATGTGCCGTTCTCATTCCTAATATTGTTGGGAGAATGATCGATGATATCGTAACGAATGTTATGGATATGCAAAGACTTCAGTTTTATGTGATCAGCTTTATCGCTTTGATCATATTGACTTATTTACTCGATTTTTCATGGGTATATGGACTATTCTCTGGAGCGTACAAGTTACAGAATCAGATGCGTAGTAAAATGATGCGCCATTTGTTGAGAATGAGAGCCCCTTACTTTGAAAAGTTCAGAACAGGGGATTTGATGGCAAGGGGAACTCAGGATATCCGATCTCTAGCAGACACTGCTGGTTACGGGATGGAGGTGTTAATGACTTCTACCGTATACTTGAGTATCTTAATTACGATGATGGGTGTATCGGTGAGTTGGGCATTGACCGCAGCAACGATCTTACCTATGTTGCCAATGATTATTGTGTTTAGAAAAAAAGGTGCTGAAATCGATGAACGATATGAAACCGCACAAAAGTCTTTTTCTAAAGTGAATGAAGATGTTCTGGAAATGGTAGATGGCACAAGAGTGATTAGAGCTTATGTCAAAGAAGAGGACTTTATCCAGAAATTCAGAAAACAGACAGAAGATTTATACAATAAGAATAATCGCGTTGCCAAAACTGGTGCGATATTTGGTCCAACGGTCAAATTCTTTGAAGCACTCAGTGTTGTGATTGCGCTAAGTTACGGTGCATATCTTGTTGCTTCAGGTGTATTGACGCTTGGAAATATGATCGCTTTCCAATTATACCTAGGCATGACGATTTGGCCATTGATTGCTGTGTCGGAATTGATTTTGATCCTTAGACAAGGGAGTGCTTCCATGCGCCGTGTCGAAGAAATTTTGGACGCAACGGATGGACTCGACTTAAGAGGAGAAGCAACGATCTCAGAAGTAGAAGATATCAAGTTCAATCAATTTGACTTCCGTTACACTTCAAGTGAGTCCATCAACTTGGAAAAGTTGGACTTGGACTTAACTAAAGGGAAGATGTTAGGGATTGTTGGGAAAACAGGGTCTGGTAAAACGACGCTGATTCGTCAGTTATTGAATCAATATCCAGCAGGAACAGGGTCATTTGAAATGGGTGAACATGCTTATGCGCATTATCAAGATCCTGAACTTAGAAGAATGATTGGATACGTTCCGCAAGATCACGTACTGTTCAGTAGAAGTGTAAGAGAAAATATCGCCTTTGGTAAAAAAGGGGCGAACGATGAAGAAATCATGAAAAGTATCCGTGATGCTTCGTTTGAAGAAGATTTAAACAAAATGGAACATGGGTTAGATACCATGATTGGTGAAAAAGGGATGTCGATTTCTGGTGGTCAGAAACAAAGAATTTCTATCGCCCGTGCCTTGATCAAGGATCCGCAAATTTTAATCTTAGATGATTCACTTTCAGCAGTCGATGCAAAGACAGAGCAGAATA
Coding sequences within:
- a CDS encoding ClC family H(+)/Cl(-) exchange transporter; this encodes MGTVVGIFVSLFRFTIGLLVTYTRDAYDFMRLNPTWIVAWILFSLVVALIIARLMRDEPDIKGAGIRNLESQLYGISDINWFSIFWRKLIGASLSIGSGLALGRGGPSVHLGAVIGKGINRFFKGNRSQENILISSGVSAGLSAAFNAPLSGVMFILEDVHHKFSGTLLLSAFTSSIVANFVALRIFGIEPAISLGTAIRFPVEQYLHLVILGSALAIVGRIYQEFLIHLPTLYSKLPFPSHYHALIPFSLVIQVGLYLPTMLGGGTDIIDIIDMNRLSTLLLIGIFLFRFIFSLISYSSELPGGIFFPVLCLGALMGAIYGNLALDHSSIDAIYYKNFIMYATGGLMTAVIKAPLTSIILIAEITGTESQLMPLSLVCLCTYVVANFLGSKSLYERLMENATKQLESKPNGEEVDVTLIVGADQFFDGLVYKDLDLPEHAQLVEIVRYKETFTPREDTVLQANDELIIQCDSGLVPSLRNYLLKHN
- a CDS encoding DUF503 domain-containing protein, producing the protein MKLMGIELTILIYDAYSLKDKRSVIKSILKKVSNQFNVSVAEMDELDTQNRAVIGVGIVGNSSVLCEKILNQVIQYIEANYEVEITDIDRFVY
- a CDS encoding DegV family protein, whose protein sequence is MIKVIIDSGIDQNAFMKREYAYEFLPLSVIIEDKDYLDQKEISLEKVHEHMSKGILPKTSQITPQSLLELLDEARRNRDDVLYLCIYSQFSGTFQVAHSLINEYKVNHPEMNVELIDSLGGSGGGALLAFQAMEMVKSGMQFENIVDQTRKNTKHVKYHFTLNDLNWLVKGGRLSKVAGVAGTALNIKPYLTVDHRGIIVKKLVRGKERIYKRIINDVKEGVGTFDDQLVTISHVNDIEAAKKLETMVKTTLPNVTTQILDIGAVLAAHLGIGGVGVFYFDEKPEHYQYINKT
- a CDS encoding mechanosensitive ion channel codes for the protein MNNMTNTVQDGFNTFLNFLPQLLLGIVLIIAAWIVATLVSKAISKGLKAIGIQKHFQKWGATNTEEQSNTLIDTISKIAYYLVWVLFLPGIFSTFGLESIGQPIMNMIDTVLSFIPNIIAAAIVLILGVFAARFVKNLVYNLGLAANIDKHLSKLTGNNTDEAEIEKNKGTLASVLGNIVFFLILIPIILVALEVLNINTIAEPISAVLNTILASIPNILVAIVLMIVGFALAKFAGMILTDLLKTTGINKYSTYLKKSSNVNIDLAKIIGQTVAVLIGLFFLVEALNALNLVMLNAILSVVIGYLPNVLFAAIIIGLGFIGGQLLSSGIKSATGSLLAGLLTKYILIVFSIFMALDQLNFASDIVQAAFIFIIGGLAVAFALSFGLGGREFAKKQLARLDSKIDEEANKSGNENTKNPTDSL
- a CDS encoding sodium-dependent transporter translates to MKKEREQWGSRWGFILAAMGSAVGLGNIWRFSYAMGAGGGSTFLIIYLLSVLIIGFPVMLIEFAIGRRAQTDAIDAFKKLAPKSFWVVAGGMGVLAAFVILSFYGVIGGWSFKYIFSYLTGGVVGDTGGYFKAFVGSPIEPIGWQFLFMGVTVAIVMLGVQKGIETSSKWMMPILSILLILLAGYSLTLGGASEALTFMFHPDWSAFGDPSVYFAAVGQAFFTLSLGMGIMLTYGSYLSPKEKLTSSAAYIIILDTLFAIIAGLVVFPALFAFDLDPTQGAGLVFVVLPTIFQNISGIGAIVGVAFFVLLALAALSSAISLLEVVVAYLIRRLGVSRKIATLGIGFVIFLVGIPSSLSQGFVSIEVFGDSFLDFMDKFSGNLLLPLGGLIIALYGTWSWKSDELLEQTDLKGTAIAPAILFFAKYVAPIAILVILVFGMLNW
- a CDS encoding metallophosphoesterase — its product is MEWLLILIALVFGLIVYLYLQNYYLDIDEYTVTIPKLHNNIKGKKIVQISDTHLKQRYNNGYIDQLLQKIKAQDPDIIVIVGDLVQASLPDLVDVPIRKLCEGLSAVAPTYMVTGNHDIQTPNFEDLTHVLNSSKVRLLLDEAEWVDFGEEEGGIVLMGLAERPKDEEIPKPILKYIELTAEMSRQPKILLAHRPERFKEYLDDKTKAPSLTLSGHTHAGQMRIPFIGGAIAPGQGLFPKYDYGIFSDEEDQSKRMIISRGIGNSSFPFRINNRPEIVVITLN
- a CDS encoding Gfo/Idh/MocA family protein; the protein is MSKLQLGIIGTSHISEVFVEAALETGEYELHAVYSRSLDKAETFGKPYHSQEAMDDYDAFIQHQDIEVLYIASPNSLHYKQTIDGLKAGKHVIVEKPAFANPDQWEEASRLAEEQGVVLVEAARHIHEENFKKVKEEIQNLKTLHGATLTYMKYSSRYDLVLEGEEPNIFSIKFAGGALMDLGIYTVYAAVSWFGEPKEVHYFAQKVRTGVDGKGTAILRYADFDVTLLFGKIATSMLPTEIYSVEKTLRVNSVVGIDKLEEISTKDSSVKEMKIHPAAKNTLFEEARIFADVIQRIEEPETKECLKNWTELGKAVNRTLFKLRKSADLSFDDEK
- a CDS encoding PTS sugar transporter subunit IIB produces the protein MKKLSILIICATGMSTTMLVSKMKRAAKEQDLEVSILAVSANEAATQFGSRELDVVLLGPQVRYMKSKVRKQLQGSNVAVEVIDIKDYGKMNGEKILSDALSLVNP
- a CDS encoding ABC transporter ATP-binding protein, with translation MFDVIKKLKFFFKENALQYTLSFIALGLGNLCAVLIPNIVGRMIDDIVTNVMDMQRLQFYVISFIALIILTYLLDFSWVYGLFSGAYKLQNQMRSKMMRHLLRMRAPYFEKFRTGDLMARGTQDIRSLADTAGYGMEVLMTSTVYLSILITMMGVSVSWALTAATILPMLPMIIVFRKKGAEIDERYETAQKSFSKVNEDVLEMVDGTRVIRAYVKEEDFIQKFRKQTEDLYNKNNRVAKTGAIFGPTVKFFEALSVVIALSYGAYLVASGVLTLGNMIAFQLYLGMTIWPLIAVSELILILRQGSASMRRVEEILDATDGLDLRGEATISEVEDIKFNQFDFRYTSSESINLEKLDLDLTKGKMLGIVGKTGSGKTTLIRQLLNQYPAGTGSFEMGEHAYAHYQDPELRRMIGYVPQDHVLFSRSVRENIAFGKKGANDEEIMKSIRDASFEEDLNKMEHGLDTMIGEKGMSISGGQKQRISIARALIKDPQILILDDSLSAVDAKTEQNIISNIQQVRANKTTIITTHRLSAVKQADEIIVMDNGRIAERGTHEELIQQKGWYYEQFLRQEVKSKEAINEEGEVK